In Cucurbita pepo subsp. pepo cultivar mu-cu-16 chromosome LG04, ASM280686v2, whole genome shotgun sequence, the following are encoded in one genomic region:
- the LOC111792195 gene encoding F-box protein CPR1-like → MLDSLPPEVLFYIFLKLSSKTLILCSCVSKPWRSLITDPVFVVSHLNQSNTNRGGDRLLLLRRCYGTGSKNGERYSLHFDTETLGIYKELKLPYVNWNENFKLVGSCNGLLCLLGLDIFLWNPSIQRFLAVPWPSDIFTVYGTPYKYALGFGFDSRASDFKLVRLVYIEGESPLYDYELPPKVELYQLSTRSWRQIIDPAPCYEILKSQWTQIFMNEAVHWIAFTRSRRGFRCVILRFHMDSESFSTIALPHSLVNEFPQNLKVAVLGGSLSVLQCGWYPFGNRYVSSVWMLRKYDVPESWTKILSVDPSQGLGMALRCRENGEMLMTSRNGELVSYKPENQIVKGLGIRGAHDSFFLDTFVESIALLNQGKRIVKEVLEDDDWDEYHGTSATLN, encoded by the coding sequence ATGTTAGATTCTCTTCCGCCGGAGGTTTTGTTCTACATCTTCCTCAAACTTTCCTCCAAAACCCTCATACTCTGCAGCTGCGTTTCAAAACCATGGCGTTCTCTAATCACCGATCCGGTTTTTGTCGTCTCTCACCTTAATCAATCCAACACGAACCGCGGCGGTGATCGTCTACTTCTCCTCCGGCGGTGCTATGGTACCGGTAGCAAGAATGGCGAGCGCTACTCTCTGCATTTCGATACTGAAACCTTGGGGATTTACAAGGAATTGAAGCTTCCTTATGTTAATTGGAATGAGAATTTTAAACTGGTAGGTTCTTGTAACGGATTGTTGTGTTTGTTAGGTTTGGATATTTTCTTGTGGAATCCTTCGATTCAGCGATTCCTCGCTGTTCCTTGGCCGAGCGATATCTTCACTGTGTATGGAACGCCGTACAAGTACGCGCTTGGATTTGGCTTCGATTCTCGCGCTAGCGACTTCAAATTGGTTAGGTTAGTGTATATTGAAGGTGAATCGCCTTTGTATGATTATGAACTTCCGCCTAAGGTGGAGTTGTATCAGCTTAGTACGCGTTCTTGGCGACAAATTATCGATCCTGCTCCTTGTTATGAAATACTCAAATCGCAATGGACACAGATTTTTATGAACGAAGCTGTTCATTGGATTGCGTTCACTCGAAGCCGCAGAGGCTTTCGATGCGTAATTCTGAGGTTCCATATGGATAGTGAATCTTTCAGCACAATTGCACTTCCACATAGTTTGGTGAATGAATTTCCACAGAATTTGAAAGTTGCAGTGCTTGGAGGATCACTTTCTGTTCTTCAATGCGGCTGGTATCCTTTCGGTAATAGATACGTTTCATCTGTTTGGATGCTGAGAAAATATGATGTACCTGAATCTTGGACAAAAATTCTGAGTGTTGATCCATCTCAAGGGCTGGGAATGGCTCTCCGTTGCAGGGAAAACGGTGAGATGCTTATGACATCTAGAAATGGAGAACTGGTTTCATACAAACCAGAGAATCAAATTGTGAAGGGGCTTGGAATTCGTGGAGCTCatgattctttctttctggaTACATTTGTTGAAAGCATAGCTCTGCTTAATCAAGGGAAAAGAATCGTGAAAGAAGTGCTTGAAGATGACGATTGGGATGAATATCATGGAACTTCTGCAACTCTCAACTAA
- the LOC111793857 gene encoding putative transferase At1g60990, chloroplastic, with protein sequence MASYWSYGFSVSDAAIPSTSRAFISNPQPCRLRLPAFRKPHTKANRIRTSFSALPFDLSPPPIDEDLLEAATTEGARISDDGIIETFHNDDEALDAANNGVAVVDLSHFGRIRVSGEDRYQFLQNQSTANFESLCQGQGCSTVFVTPTARTIDIAQAWIMKNAITLIVSPVTRESIIQMLNKYIFLADKVEIQDITKQTSLLVLVGPKSNQIMEALNLGSIAGEPYGTHQHFSVNGMPITVGAGNIISEEGFSLLISPAVSGPVWKTLVSLGAVPMGSDAWEKLRIFQGMPAPQKELTDEFNVLEAGLWNSISLNKGCYKGQETISRLITYDGVKQRLWGLQLSDSVEPGSPITIDGKKVGKLTSYTPGRKGLEHFGLGYIKKRAASSGDTVIVGENTIGRVVEVPFLARQPPLSNSPSNLPRSSVQ encoded by the exons ATGGCTTCTTACTGGAGCTATGGATTCTCCGTCTCAGATGCTGCGATTCCCTCTACTAGCAGAGCCTTCATCTCCAATCCACAGCCATGTCGTCTACGGCTCCCTGCATTTCGAAAGCCCCATACCAAAGCGAACAGAATCAGAACTTCCTTCTCTGCATTGCCTTTCGACCTCTCCCCTCCTCCGATCGACGAGGACCttctt GAGGCTGCGACTACTGAAGGTGCGAGGATTTCTGATGATGggattattgaaacttttcatAATGATGATGAAGCGCTGGATGCAGCCAATAATGGGGTTGCA GTTGTGGATCTCTCTCATTTTGGCCGAATAAGAG TTAGTGGAGAAGATCGTTATCAGTTTCTTCAGAACCAAAGCACAGCTAATTTTGAAAGTCTCTGTCAAGGACAA GGATGCAGTACTGTGTTCGTTACGCCCACTGCTCGGACAATTGATATTGCACAAGCATGGATCATG AAAAATGCCATCACATTAATTGTTTCGCCAGTGACCCGTGAAAGCATAATTCAGATGCTCAACAA GTACATATTTTTGGCGGACAAAGTAGAGATTCAAGATATTACCAAGCAAACATCATTGTTGGTGTTGGTGGGACCTAAAAGTAACCAA ATCATGGAGGCTTTGAACCTTGGTAGTATAGCTGGAGAACCATATGGAACACATCAGCACTTTAGC GTTAATGGTATGCCAATTACCGTTGGGGCGGGAAATATCATTTCTGAAGAAGGTTTTTCACTGTTGATATCACCTGCTGTGTCTGGACCAGTATGGAAAACTCTAGTTTCTCTAGGCGCTGTTCCAATGGGCTCAGACGCATGGGAAAAACTGAGGATATTTCAAG GTATGCCAGCTCCTCAGAAAGAGCTTACTGACGAGTTCAATGTACTCGAAGCTGGTCTTTGGAATTCAATTTCTCTCAACAAGG GTTGTTACAAGGGACAAGAGACCATATCTAGACTAATTACATATGATGGAGTAAAACAGAGATTATGGGGACTTCAACTATCAGATTCAGTGGAACCTGGCAGCCCAATAACTATTGATGGGAAAAAG GTGGGAAAGCTGACAAGCTATACACCAGGAAGAAAAGGGTTGGAGCATTTCGGTCTTGGCTACATCAAGAAGCGAGCTGCTTCCAGTGGAGACACAGTAATTGTTGGAGAAAACACCATTGGTAGGGTCGTTGAAGTTCCCTTTTTGGCTCGACAACCGCCACTGTCCAACAGCCCAAGTAACCTGCCTCGAAGCAGTGTACAATAA
- the LOC111793954 gene encoding uncharacterized protein LOC111793954, with protein MMNHTWRADGDFNPSVSEFQISNNNCRVGRKNKSGRSGEEARTFRNLTKMNKTTIYAWLVAVVCFVVLMIVTPSIPQSQEYHDFADHRRFLGIPNALNVVSNFPFLVIGLIGLVLCYRENYFRLSLQGELYGWTCFYIGVALVAFGSSYYHLEPNDARLVWDRLPMTIAFTSIISIFIIERIDEQKGTLSIVPLLLVGIVSILYWCLFDDLRPYALVQFLPCIAIPLMTILLPPMYTHSTYWLWAAGFYLLAKVEEASDKLIYNWTFHIVSGHTLKHLCAAMVPVFLTLMLAKRTIEPERQSLYKIWKVSWMKVRDNKTKVEASACSFSSIPVQEPQ; from the exons ATGATGAACCACACTTGGAGAGCGGACGGAGACTTTAATCCGTCCGTCTCCGAATTCCAAATTTCCAACAACAATTGCAGAGTcggaagaaaaaacaagagtGGAAGATCTGGAGAAGAAGCTCGCACCTTCAGAAATCTGACCAAAATGAATAAAACAACCATTTACGCTTGGCTCGTAGCAGTTGTTTGCTTCGTTGTTTTGATGATTGTTACCCCTTCAATCCCTCAGTCGCAGGAGTACCATGATTTCGCCGATCATCGCCGATTTCTCG GTATACCTAATGCTCTTAACGTAGTTTCGAATTTTCCCTTCTTGGTTATCGGTCTCATAGGCCTTGTCCTTTGTTATCGTGAGAATTACTTTAGGCTGAG TTTGCAAGGTGAGCTTTATGGTTGGACTTGCTTTTATATTGGCGTGGCTCTTGTAGCCTTTGGCTCCTCGTATTATCATCTTGAGCCAAACGACGCACGCCTTGTTTGGGATCGTTTACCT ATGACCATTGCATTCACTTCGATCATCTCAATCTTTATTATTGAAAGAATTGATGAGCAGAAGGGAACACTGTCCATCGTGCCTTTATTGTTGGTCGGTATAGTTAGCATTTTATATTGGTG CTTGTTTGATGATCTACGCCCATATGCACTTGTCCAGTTTCTTCCTTGTATTGCTATTCCATTAATGACTATTTTATTACCTCCAATGTATACACATTCTACCTACTGGCTTTGGGCTGCAG ggttttatttattagcaAAGGTAGAAGAAGCTAGCGATAAACTGATATATAATTGGACATTTCATATTGTTAGTGGTCACACGCTCAAGCACTTATGTGCTGCTATGGTTCCTGTCTTCTTAACTTTGATGCTTGCTAAGCGAACAATTGAACCAGAAAG GCAGAGTTTATATAAGATTTGGAAGGTGTCATGGATGAAGGTCAGAGATAATAAGACAAAGGTAGAGGCCTCAGCTTGTTCCTTCTCATCTATCCCTGTCCAAGAACCACAATAG
- the LOC111792316 gene encoding probable kinetochore protein NUF2: MSKYEFPRLPRADIALLLAQCQIAAVTERDLLHPAPDLVSDLYTRLMIYLDFLHEEDQGQVEFAALEQFENPDLHMDSVQTMKLYNRVKHVIASLDCPKKFTLKDLIKPDPDRTEIFLSAMLNFCIHKDAKINLHAPVMNELNTLDDQQREWEVKISQLNAEIAEYNEAREREMPFVQEIDAKVKELHQTIGGLNNQQMSLRASIRKLKEKAGEMDEKISNAEFLLVQSVQENANLRSKIVQSPDKLQRALEEKKLAREEAKNAEKLAMQAFQEKTGIVEVYSKVSRKMLKHLAQMQTIQEQVNSAKSVEKEFKALKAKLSDEEVVDKSLQVKLVEHEAKVRQLEDLRRQTEKEREVKCEEAAKELNNVRLEVESMKLDLEQRQKNVEAVLMEVDAVTSKTNSMRESNVHKQQELLHKCENIMKEFHQYTNSFGALMEVKP, encoded by the exons ATGTCGAAGTATGAATTTCCGAGGCTTCCACGGGCAGATATTGCGTTGCTACTAGCACAGTGTCAAATTGCTGCTGTAACAGAGCGGGACCTCCTTCACCCCGCACCAGATTTGGTCTCAGATCTTTACACTCGTTTGATGATCTACCTTGACTTTCTCCATGA GGAAGACCAAGGACAAGTTGAGTTTGCTGCCTTGGAACAGTTCGAGAACCCTGATCTGCATATGGATTCAGTTCAGACAATGAAGTTGTACAACAGAGTAAAGCATGTCATTGCCTCTCTGGACTGTCCAAAAAAGTTTACGTTGAAAGATTTGATAAAACCTGACCCTGACAGGACAGAAATTTTCCTTAGTGCAATGCTGAACTTTTGCATTCACAA AGATGCCAAAATCAATCTACATGCTCCAGTTATGAATGAGCTGAATACCCTTGATGACCAGCAAAGGGAATGGGAGGTTAAAATTTCTCAG TTGAATGCAGAGATCGCAGAGTACAACGAAGCAAGAGAAAGGGAAATGCCTTTTGTTCAAGAGATTGATGCTAAAGTGAAAGAACTACATCAAACTATTGGGGGACTTAACAATCAGCAGATGTCATTGCGTGCTTCAATCCGGaagttgaaagagaaagctgGAGAAATGGACGAGAAG ATTTCTAATGCAGAATTTCTCCTCGTACAAAGTGTGCAAGAAAATGCAAATTTGCGATCAAAAATTGTTCAGTCACCAGATAAGTTGCAG AGGGCTTTGGAGGAGAAAAAATTAGCTAGGGAGGAAGCCAAGAATGCTGAAAAATTGGCAATGCAAGCTTTTCAGGAGAAGACTGGCATTGTTGAGGTTTATTCAAAG GTTTCCAGGAAAATGTTGAAGCACCTTGCTCAGATGCAGACTATACAGGAACAG GTTAACTCTGCTAAGTCGGTTGAAAAAGAATTCAAGGCCTTGAAAGCTAAGCTAAGTGATGAGGAAGTTGTAGATAAATCGCTCCAGGTCAAATTGGTTGAACATGAAGCAAAAG TGCGACAGTTGGAAGATTTAAGAAGGCAGACagagaaggaaagagaagTGAAATGTGAGGAAGCTGCAAAAGAGTTGAATAACGTGAGGTTGGAGGTTGAATCAATGAAGCTTGATTTAGAACAAAGGcaaaaaaatgttgaagcAGTGCTCATGGag GTTGATGCTGTGACTTCAAAAACAAATTCCATGAGAGAATCTAATGTCCATAAACAGCAAGAACTACTGCATAAATGCGAGAATATTATGAAAGAG TTTCACCAATATACAAACTCGTTTGGGGCATTGATGGAAGTGAAGCCATAA
- the LOC111792824 gene encoding RNA-binding protein 12-like translates to MASFKSFFIAVLLVTLSSSCIHVTQAGRHLLPDLPAPRPRLPGVPLPRLPGVPLPPLPGVPLPRLPGVPLPPLPGIPIPRLPLPFVPPVTIPSIPSLPTITIPHVPGVPPMGLI, encoded by the coding sequence ATGGCATCGTTCAAGTCGTTCTTCATCGCTGTTTTGCTTGTCACTTTATCTTCTTCGTGTATTCATGTAACTCAAGCAGGTCGTCATCTTTTACCGGATCTCCCGGCTCCTCGTCCTCGTTTGCCTGGTGTTCCTCTTCCCCGTTTGCCTGGTGTGCCTCTTCCTCCTTTGCCTGGTGTTCCTCTTCCCCGTTTGCCTGGTGTTCCTCTTCCTCCTTTGCCTGGTATCCCTATTCCTCGTTTGCCTTTACCTTTTGTTCCACCAGTCACTATcccttctattccttctctTCCAACCATCACTATCCCTCATGTTCCCGGTGTTCCACCCATGGGTTTGATTTAA